The Marinitoga litoralis genome segment AGATATACAAGAATAATATTTTTCATTTGAATTTTGGACATTGTATCCTTTATTTTTTAAATAATCCAAAAATCTAAATTTTAATTTATCATTTGTATTTATAAAAGCTGGGAAAAATTCAGAATTTTTTATAGCTTTAATAATATCATTAAACCATATTTCAAATTCCTTTATACTAATTTGTTCATATGATGTAGAATTTCCAGGGTATTTAATATATATGCTTTCATTTTCTATTTTCACCCATTGCAATGATTTATACTTTCCGTTTATTTCACTCATTGGTAAAAAACTTAGAAAAATAGAATTATTTTTAATCTTTTCTTCCCAATCTTTATTTTTTAATAAAATTAGATAATAGAAAAATAATTGTTCAGATTGAAAGCTGTTTTTGTTTTTATAATCAATAATAGAATAAGATTGTTTTTCTATTTTATTAGAAGGTTTCAACTCATTTTTATTATTATATTCAAAACTTATATCTTCATTTAAAATATCTATTCTATCTATTCTTGAAAATAATGAATGATCATTATATTCTCCAGAAATAGTATATTCATTTTTTAATACTTTATCATATACTATAGTTTTTTCTTCTTTATTTTTTGATCTAGATGAACCAAAATAAATATATGACGTTATTAATGTTTCAATTACATTTACTAATTCTATTGCTATTTCTTCTATTTCAATTTCTTTTACTATTTTATATGATTTTAATTCTTCAACTCCCGAACTATCCCAAACTTCATATGCAATACTTTTTATTTCATTATATAATTCATCAACATTTTGAAGTTTAGATTTTATTTCATTATAACTAGGATATTTTTCAAATAATTCTTTCATTATTTTATGCTTTAAATTACCGACATAAAATACAGAAAAATCTTTATTTGTTTTAATTCTTGCTATATAATTTAAATAATATTTAAATGGACAATCTACATATGTAGATATCTTATTATGACTAATTTCTCCTATATCATAACTATTGCTTAATTCCCATTTATTTTTTACTCTCTTATCATTTAACTCATTAACTTCTTCTATAATACTATTAATTTCTTCAATTTCAGAATTCAGTTTATTATACGTAAAATACAAAGCTGCTTGATCAAACGAATATATTCCATCTATATGTTCAGGAATAATTTCTTCACTTTTAGAAAAGAATTTATATTCTTGTATATTAAATATTTTTTCAAAATCTTTTTCATATGGGGATGATAATATTTCTTCTCCTGAAAGTGTAGCTTTTGGATATGTAAAAATGACATTATCAGCAAAAATCATAGAAATGTATAGATTTTCTCTAAATTGTAATTCTGAAATTTTAGAATAATTATTACTTTCTGTTATATATGATAATAGAGGGTTTATACCTATAGAAGGATAATTATTATCTGTAAAAGATACAAATATCTTATACTTTTTATATACAAACCTTGAATCATTTAAAGTAAATATTTCTACAGTGTTGGAATACCTTTCAGATATTCTATATTTTTCCGTTTCTATTAAACTAGATAAAATATTGTAGAATTTAGAAAGTTTAATATTACCTGTTACTAACTTTTCTAAATTCCTTTCTGTTTTTAATAATAATTCTTGAAATTTGTATAATGCATTTAATTCGCTTTCTACTTTTTCAATATTTTCAAAATTTATTATTCCCTTATCTATCCATTTGTTTAATAAATTTCGATAATATGATAGTTCAAAATCATTTTTATCTATTTCTTCTAATAGATCAAATAATGATTCGAATAATGAATATACTTCTTTCAATTCTTCTAATTGTTTTTCAAGTCTTTCTTTTTCATCAGAGGAATTAAGTTCATTATTTATTTCATTCATTCTATTTTCTATAGTTTTTAACCATTTATTTCTTCTATTATTTAATGTGGATTTTGGGAAGTCATAAAATAAATTTAAGTTTTTTAATATATTTTCTATTTCATCAATAGATAAATTTCTATCTCCACCATATCCAGTTTCTATCAATGCTATTAAATCATTAATTTCATATCCTGAATATTTTGTTTTCAAAGGTAATAATAATTTTGAAACAACTAAACTTTCAGAGAGAGGAATATCATTTTTTAATCTATATGGAACTTTTAGCTCTTCAAAAAATTCTGCAAAAGAATTTGCAATTTGATTATCAGGTACTATTATTCCAAAATCTTGTGGCTCATATTTTTCGTAGATTATTTTTCTTTTTACTTCTTTCGCAATATTTTCTATTTCTAAAATATTGTTTTTAAATTGAGATTTAAAGAAATTAGTTTTAGAAAAAATATTTTTCAAATCATTTGTATTATTATTATTAAAATTAAAACCGTTATCTTTTAGAAAGTATAGAATTTTTTTTAGACTATCAAAAGATTCATCATTTACAGTATTCCAAGCAAAGAAATATACATTCTCAAACATATCAAATAATGTTCTTAATACATTCATTAAAATAGGAGGTAAATCAAAGAATCCTCCTATAACCAAAGTGTTTCCTAATTTGTTTTTTATTTTAGGAAATTCTTCATAGAACCATTTATATACATTAATTTGATCGTAATTTTTATTTTCTGTTTTTGAGTTATCAAATTTTTGATTTAAAACATCTTCTAATTTATTTTCTAAATGTCTGTATAGTCTTAATAATTTATCATCACTTTCTATATCTTTATCAATTTCAGAATACAATTCATTTGTTTCAATTATCTCAATACTATTTACTCTAGATATTTCCCATTTTTTTTCAAAAATTTCTAATAAATATTCAATTGATTGTTTTGACTTTGAAAGAGTTTTCAAATAATTTTTGAACTCAATATTATTTTTTTCTAATTCAATTAAATCTTCTAATTCTTTTGCTATATATGCTTTTAAAAATTCTCTATCTATAAAAAGTGAAGATGGTTCATATTTTTTAAATAATTCTACAGTATATTGATTTATAACTCTAAATGCATCTCTATTTAATGTTTTATCTATTTTTCTAGCAACATTTTCTGCTACTTGTTTTACATAATCTCCCGATGGACCAAGAAATACAAAGTTTAACGGATCTTTCTTATATAAAGGAATTATAAAATCTGAAATTTTATTAAAATGTTCTTTTTCTAAATCTATCAATATTGCTTTTTTCATCTTCTACCTCCATTATTTTAAACGTTAAAAAAATAATTTATATACTATAAAATATAGAAATGTTTTGTTTCATTAAGATACTGAGGTACACAAATTACTTAAAAACAAAGCATTTATATTATAACATAAAATTAATGTAGTTTATAAAGTACTAAAAAAATTAAATCATTTTGTGATCATTATATAAATCTAATAATAAAACACATTTTTTCATATTGAAAATTATAGAAAAATACTTTATCTAAATTTTATTAAATTTTCTTTTTAAATAATTTTTATATATCTTTAATTTTTTGTATTTAATTTGTTTAATTTTATGAAAAAATAAATTATCTTTATAAAAAGAAAAATTAACATGAAATAATGGTATTACTTGACATTATATAATAAAATTGTTATAATATTTAGAAATTGATATTTAGATATATTTTTGGAGGTGATATTTAGAATTTAATAAAACACATATTTTGAAAATAAAAAAGAAAATTTTTATTTCAAGTATTAGAAAAACTAGACTTATAATTAATAAAATTTCTTTATTGGGAGGATGATATTATGGATAATCTTTGGGAGGATTTCAATGGAACTATTTGTATAGCAAAATTAAAAAAATCATACGATTCTAATGAAAATAAAGTAGTTACTAATTTAGGGTATAGATATGTTATTCAGCCTGATGAAATGTATTTATTCACAGATGATGATTATGATAAATATATAGATTTTTTAGATAAAGAAAATATTTCAGAAAATTGTGAAGAAACTATTATCGAGGAAGAACCTGGTCATATACTGGTAGAAAGTGATGAAGAAATATCTGATAAAGTGAGAGAATTTTTAGATGAAAACTTTGTAAAACCTTTAAAAACATGTTATACTCCTGATGGGAACGAATGTTTTTATAAATATATTACTTTAGATGAGCTTTATGAATTCTATGAGGAAGGATATGAATATTTTCTTTTTGATGATGAAATATGTGAAAGACATCTTCATTCATTAGCTGCGATTTATTTTGAGATGAATAATTCAGAAGAAAGAGATGAATTTTGGTCAAAGGCTTTTATATATAAAGATGGGGATAAAAATATTTTAAGAATATGTGAAAATGCTGAATATGCAGATTTAACAGATTATAAAATTATTGGCGAAAACGAAAATTATATTGAATATCTATCATTAGTTGAACCTTATTATTTTACCGATGATATAGAGGAAATATTAGGTTGGAATGAATTGGAAGAAGAAGAATTTGAAGGTGAGACTCGCTTTATTGTAATTTATAAAAATAAACTATCTGAATCATTATTTTATAATATGAAAGAAATTGATGAATATATAAATGATATTAAATCTAATAACGCATTAGATAATGTAGAAGAAAAGATTAAAGAATTAAAGAATCATATGAAAGAAATGGCAGAAAAAAATGATTTAACCGAAATTCTTGAGAAATATGAATTTTAATATTGTGAAGGATTTTGGAGTATAAAAATTTTCTTAACTTTAATAGTAATTTTGCGATTTTGTGGAAAATTAACTGTAGAATAGGATAACAAAATGTTTAT includes the following:
- a CDS encoding PD-(D/E)XK nuclease family protein, which codes for MKKAILIDLEKEHFNKISDFIIPLYKKDPLNFVFLGPSGDYVKQVAENVARKIDKTLNRDAFRVINQYTVELFKKYEPSSLFIDREFLKAYIAKELEDLIELEKNNIEFKNYLKTLSKSKQSIEYLLEIFEKKWEISRVNSIEIIETNELYSEIDKDIESDDKLLRLYRHLENKLEDVLNQKFDNSKTENKNYDQINVYKWFYEEFPKIKNKLGNTLVIGGFFDLPPILMNVLRTLFDMFENVYFFAWNTVNDESFDSLKKILYFLKDNGFNFNNNNTNDLKNIFSKTNFFKSQFKNNILEIENIAKEVKRKIIYEKYEPQDFGIIVPDNQIANSFAEFFEELKVPYRLKNDIPLSESLVVSKLLLPLKTKYSGYEINDLIALIETGYGGDRNLSIDEIENILKNLNLFYDFPKSTLNNRRNKWLKTIENRMNEINNELNSSDEKERLEKQLEELKEVYSLFESLFDLLEEIDKNDFELSYYRNLLNKWIDKGIINFENIEKVESELNALYKFQELLLKTERNLEKLVTGNIKLSKFYNILSSLIETEKYRISERYSNTVEIFTLNDSRFVYKKYKIFVSFTDNNYPSIGINPLLSYITESNNYSKISELQFRENLYISMIFADNVIFTYPKATLSGEEILSSPYEKDFEKIFNIQEYKFFSKSEEIIPEHIDGIYSFDQAALYFTYNKLNSEIEEINSIIEEVNELNDKRVKNKWELSNSYDIGEISHNKISTYVDCPFKYYLNYIARIKTNKDFSVFYVGNLKHKIMKELFEKYPSYNEIKSKLQNVDELYNEIKSIAYEVWDSSGVEELKSYKIVKEIEIEEIAIELVNVIETLITSYIYFGSSRSKNKEEKTIVYDKVLKNEYTISGEYNDHSLFSRIDRIDILNEDISFEYNNKNELKPSNKIEKQSYSIIDYKNKNSFQSEQLFFYYLILLKNKDWEEKIKNNSIFLSFLPMSEINGKYKSLQWVKIENESIYIKYPGNSTSYEQISIKEFEIWFNDIIKAIKNSEFFPAFINTNDKLKFRFLDYLKNKGYNVQNSNEKYYSCISGNGIYCEYEKLCSLLLWSGDYTLINRSHIRGEK